In a single window of the Acidobacteriota bacterium genome:
- a CDS encoding ATP-dependent helicase, with the protein MKTYVLKRSEGQTPERFARFKSDLNEEQFRVVTAKPGPALVVAGAGTGKTRAITYRVAYLIEQGVSPQRILLATFTNRAAREMLRRVESLTGSQNVHRTWGGTFHRVANLILRRHAVSLGYDANYSILDSEDARAFINVCIDEAAIDTKKKRFPKAEVIQSMISYANNTDKPIDDIIIEKYPQFHPLTAQIRRVDVMYRSRKLERNVMDYDDLLLNWKKLLVEHADIAALYAEQFQHILVDEYQDTNKLQAEIIDLLAVKHRNVMVVGDDAQSIFAWRGAEFTNIYEFPQRYPEAAIYKLETNYRSTPEILGLANTSIACNRKQFPKMLTAVRRSREFLPALVPCSDVDQQSVFVASRILELRDEGTNLNDIAVMYRSHYHSIELQLELTRRGIPYRVQSGVRFFEQAHIKDVISYLRIVVNPRDELSWKRVLKMIPGVGNATANRVYEAIALTDKAGTTGFELEVRNLREQKFGRMGSDAWRAFLDLLTSLTNDENRDKPGKQIEIVLGGGYEQYLAENYENAEQRTEDLRGLAAYASRYTSTAEFLSELALLSTERFDQPQPLVGEDVIHGGEDDELLTLTSVHQAKGLEWKAVFIIWAAEGKFPSPRSLREIDSEEEERRLWYVALTRAKDELYLTYPLLMTDFNRQTILQKPSRFITECPPELYEIWNLEEPAIDAPPMIADAAGTEYIN; encoded by the coding sequence ATGAAAACGTACGTTCTCAAGCGCAGCGAGGGCCAAACGCCCGAAAGATTTGCCCGTTTTAAGAGCGATCTGAACGAGGAGCAGTTTCGCGTCGTCACTGCAAAACCCGGCCCTGCACTCGTCGTCGCGGGTGCGGGAACCGGCAAGACGCGTGCGATCACATACCGCGTTGCGTACCTGATCGAGCAGGGCGTTTCGCCGCAGCGGATACTTCTGGCGACCTTTACGAATCGAGCTGCTCGCGAGATGCTGCGGCGAGTTGAATCGCTGACAGGCTCACAAAATGTGCATCGAACATGGGGCGGCACGTTTCACCGCGTGGCAAATCTGATACTTCGCCGCCACGCCGTCAGCCTCGGCTACGACGCAAATTACTCGATCCTCGACAGCGAGGACGCGCGTGCTTTCATCAACGTCTGCATCGACGAGGCCGCCATCGACACCAAGAAAAAGCGTTTTCCAAAGGCCGAGGTCATACAGTCGATGATCTCGTACGCGAACAACACCGATAAGCCCATTGATGACATCATTATCGAAAAATATCCGCAGTTTCATCCGCTCACCGCACAGATCCGCCGCGTCGATGTAATGTATCGATCAAGAAAGCTCGAGCGGAACGTGATGGACTACGACGACCTGCTGCTTAACTGGAAAAAGCTGCTGGTGGAACACGCAGATATTGCCGCACTTTACGCGGAGCAGTTTCAGCACATTTTGGTCGATGAATATCAAGACACGAACAAGCTGCAGGCGGAGATAATCGACCTTCTCGCCGTCAAGCATCGCAACGTAATGGTCGTCGGCGACGATGCGCAGAGCATTTTCGCTTGGCGCGGAGCGGAGTTTACCAATATCTACGAATTTCCGCAGCGTTATCCTGAAGCGGCGATCTATAAGCTCGAGACCAACTACCGCTCGACACCCGAAATACTCGGCCTAGCAAATACGTCGATCGCCTGTAACCGCAAACAGTTCCCCAAGATGCTGACCGCGGTGCGGCGTTCGCGTGAATTCCTGCCGGCGTTGGTTCCCTGCTCCGATGTCGATCAGCAGTCGGTCTTTGTCGCGTCGCGCATTCTCGAACTCCGCGACGAAGGCACCAATCTCAACGACATCGCGGTGATGTACCGGTCCCATTACCATTCCATCGAACTGCAGTTGGAATTGACACGCCGCGGCATTCCGTACCGCGTGCAATCGGGCGTCAGGTTCTTTGAACAGGCACACATAAAGGATGTCATTTCGTATCTTCGCATCGTCGTAAATCCGCGCGATGAGCTTTCGTGGAAACGCGTGCTAAAGATGATCCCCGGCGTCGGCAACGCCACGGCGAACCGCGTTTACGAGGCGATCGCGTTGACGGACAAGGCCGGCACGACTGGTTTCGAGTTGGAAGTTCGCAACCTGCGTGAGCAGAAATTCGGCCGTATGGGCTCGGACGCGTGGCGTGCATTTCTGGATCTTCTTACATCTCTGACCAACGACGAGAACCGCGACAAGCCCGGCAAACAGATCGAGATTGTGCTCGGCGGCGGTTACGAGCAATACCTTGCAGAAAATTATGAGAACGCCGAACAGCGTACCGAAGACCTTCGCGGACTGGCGGCGTACGCTTCTCGATATACCTCGACAGCGGAATTTCTTTCGGAACTGGCACTGCTTTCAACCGAGCGTTTCGATCAGCCGCAGCCGCTCGTCGGCGAGGACGTCATTCACGGCGGTGAGGACGACGAACTGCTGACGCTCACTTCGGTGCATCAGGCGAAGGGCCTGGAGTGGAAAGCCGTCTTCATAATTTGGGCCGCGGAGGGCAAATTCCCCTCGCCCCGCAGCCTGCGAGAGATAGACAGCGAAGAGGAAGAGCGCCGCCTGTGGTACGTCGCTCTGACGCGTGCGAAAGATGAACTTTATCTGACATATCCGCTGCTGATGACGGATTTCAACCGCCAGACAATACTGCAAAAACCGTCGCGATTCATCACCGAATGCCCGCCCGAACTATACGAGATATGGAACCTGGAAGAGCCCGCTATCGACGCACCGCCGATGATCGCGGACGCCGCCGGCACCGAATACATAAATTAA
- a CDS encoding type II toxin-antitoxin system PemK/MazF family toxin: protein MAMVKRFEAYLLNLDDEVSDDPKNTRPCVVISPDEMNEHLEHVIIAPVSTYRGDFPTRIAVELLKSKRSIILDQLRAVDKARLVKKIGDIDAATQKIVIERLQELFAE from the coding sequence ATGGCAATGGTAAAGCGTTTCGAGGCCTATCTGCTGAATCTCGACGATGAGGTTTCAGACGATCCGAAAAATACCCGTCCATGCGTTGTCATCTCGCCCGACGAGATGAACGAGCATTTGGAACACGTCATCATCGCACCCGTTTCAACCTATCGGGGAGATTTCCCTACGCGCATCGCCGTCGAGCTGCTAAAAAGCAAACGCTCCATCATCCTCGACCAGCTTCGAGCCGTCGATAAGGCACGCCTCGTGAAAAAGATCGGCGACATCGATGCCGCCACGCAGAAAATTGTCATCGAAAGACTACAGGAGCTTTTTGCGGAGTGA
- a CDS encoding AbrB/MazE/SpoVT family DNA-binding domain-containing protein yields the protein MKAQIIQIGNSQGLRLPKMMLEESGISGEVDLELRDEGILIKRSGKPREGWDAAFRSIAENDDELTADGSNDFDRRQWQW from the coding sequence ATGAAAGCTCAGATCATACAGATCGGAAACTCTCAGGGCCTGCGTCTGCCAAAAATGATGCTCGAAGAAAGCGGCATTTCCGGCGAGGTGGATCTGGAACTCCGCGATGAAGGCATCCTGATAAAACGCTCCGGAAAACCGCGTGAAGGCTGGGACGCCGCATTTCGCAGCATCGCCGAAAATGACGACGAGCTGACCGCCGACGGTTCGAACGATTTTGACCGGAGGCAATGGCAATGGTAA
- the mazG gene encoding nucleoside triphosphate pyrophosphohydrolase, translating into MSEAFDELVAVMERLRAPGGCPWDAEQTYASLSQYLLEEAYETFDAIQHAESTGDVEHLKEELGDLLLQVVFHSTIGKERGEFTIDDVSRGTAQKLVLRHPHVFGDKKLSRAQDVLDNWDKLKADERAASGKAEKTKDSLLDDVPVHFPGLLEALKVTKKAAKVGFDWENADQIFDKISEETHELRDAVSSGDSKDIEGEIGDLLFAVVNLARHLDVEPETALKRTNRKFRERFKYIEDKLKAGGRTVEDASLEEMDALWNEAKTLRSSAS; encoded by the coding sequence ATGTCCGAAGCTTTTGATGAACTCGTCGCTGTGATGGAGCGTTTGCGTGCGCCTGGCGGCTGCCCTTGGGATGCCGAACAGACGTACGCGTCGCTGTCGCAGTATCTGCTCGAAGAGGCGTATGAGACATTCGATGCGATCCAGCATGCCGAATCGACCGGAGACGTCGAGCATCTAAAAGAGGAGCTCGGCGATCTGCTGCTGCAGGTCGTTTTTCACTCGACCATCGGCAAGGAACGCGGTGAGTTCACCATCGACGACGTCAGCCGCGGCACCGCGCAGAAGCTCGTCCTGCGGCATCCGCACGTCTTCGGCGACAAAAAGCTCTCGCGTGCCCAAGATGTTCTCGATAATTGGGACAAACTGAAAGCAGATGAACGCGCGGCGTCCGGCAAGGCCGAGAAAACAAAGGATTCGCTGCTCGACGATGTGCCCGTACATTTTCCCGGCCTGCTCGAAGCGTTGAAAGTAACCAAAAAGGCCGCAAAAGTTGGTTTCGATTGGGAAAACGCGGATCAGATATTCGATAAAATATCCGAAGAAACCCACGAACTCCGCGACGCCGTCAGCAGCGGCGATTCCAAAGATATCGAGGGCGAGATCGGCGATCTGCTCTTTGCGGTTGTGAATCTCGCACGCCATCTCGATGTCGAGCCCGAGACCGCACTCAAACGCACGAACCGCAAATTCCGCGAGCGTTTTAAATATATTGAGGACAAACTGAAAGCCGGCGGCCGCACTGTCGAAGACGCCTCTTTAGAAGAAATGGACGCACTGTGGAATGAAGCGAAAACATTGCGTTCCTCAGCGTCTTAG
- a CDS encoding DUF1844 domain-containing protein — protein MIGRDEDQEEVTFKVADRRKFNADGSLKEGVEIVPEPKPEPKPEPRAESSEPEQKLSEDQPKDAPQESAAAEDEIPGADDPASFINFLSTLATNAAASLGAMPHPATGQVSLDLDGAKYWLDILAMLKEKTKGNLHPKEEKLFEGLLRDMRMQYVHLVRATEEKLKAQAAAKFTGDDILGRKK, from the coding sequence ATGATAGGCAGAGACGAAGACCAGGAAGAAGTAACGTTCAAGGTAGCGGACAGGCGCAAATTCAACGCTGACGGTTCGCTGAAAGAGGGTGTTGAGATCGTCCCGGAACCGAAACCCGAGCCGAAGCCGGAACCGAGGGCTGAATCAAGCGAGCCCGAGCAGAAACTATCCGAAGATCAGCCGAAAGATGCACCTCAGGAAAGTGCGGCCGCAGAAGACGAGATACCGGGAGCTGATGATCCCGCGAGTTTTATCAATTTCCTCTCAACCCTGGCGACCAATGCCGCCGCGTCGCTCGGGGCGATGCCGCATCCCGCGACGGGACAGGTTTCGCTCGACCTGGACGGTGCGAAATACTGGCTCGACATTCTGGCGATGCTGAAAGAAAAGACCAAAGGTAATCTGCACCCCAAGGAAGAAAAGCTCTTTGAAGGCCTGCTCCGCGATATGCGTATGCAGTATGTGCACCTCGTTCGGGCGACCGAGGAAAAGCTGAAAGCACAAGCCGCGGCGAAATTTACCGGCGACGATATTCTGGGGAGAAAGAAATAG
- a CDS encoding ankyrin repeat domain-containing protein: protein MSGKRFADSLRVATPCNEDWEQMSGNDVVRLCSHCSKHVNFVSQMTEKQARRLVRNSGGELCVRYVADPVSKRPLFAEQLVNITRKRTRAAAGAFSTLLAFATQLPAQQTPAERPAVAESQRREASPAVSSGISAASGARVSGTVTDPNGAVIPGAAVRLVLLESGQERNTVSNDEGHYAFEMVAPGRYMLESSSPGFRTYSETIVIREAETTKNDAEMDIEPINVFVDVVNEIKLDVGDLVVMTGAVAVTIEYTTPLGKAVADEDIDEVLALLNAGERPDDSEGDARGITPLFIAVGDGNLEIARALLDFGADVNFTTGRGRTPLMQIDDDATPELVSLLLSYKARVNVSDEDGDTPLILAAGEVEDEVLKLLIKAGADVNASNKKGMTALMRAAWDEDVEHVRMLLAAGAEVNAKNDEGETAWDLAAEGEVVKLIESYGGRSGDPEKKAKPQGDGDGEDEDTRN, encoded by the coding sequence ATGTCCGGAAAACGATTTGCCGACTCGCTGAGGGTCGCTACGCCTTGTAATGAAGATTGGGAACAGATGAGCGGCAACGACGTCGTCAGGCTCTGTTCGCACTGCTCGAAACACGTCAATTTTGTCTCGCAAATGACCGAGAAACAGGCCCGCCGATTGGTTCGTAACAGCGGCGGGGAGCTCTGTGTGCGTTACGTCGCCGATCCTGTGTCGAAGCGGCCGCTCTTTGCCGAGCAGCTCGTGAACATCACGCGAAAACGCACCCGTGCGGCGGCGGGTGCTTTTTCGACGCTGCTCGCATTTGCAACGCAGCTTCCCGCACAGCAAACGCCCGCCGAACGCCCCGCAGTTGCTGAATCGCAGCGGCGGGAAGCATCGCCTGCCGTATCTAGCGGCATTAGTGCGGCATCGGGAGCGAGGGTCTCGGGCACCGTCACAGATCCGAACGGTGCGGTCATTCCCGGTGCTGCGGTTCGGCTCGTTCTGTTGGAATCCGGGCAGGAGCGAAATACCGTGTCCAATGACGAAGGGCACTATGCTTTCGAAATGGTGGCTCCCGGCCGGTACATGCTTGAATCGAGCTCGCCGGGATTTCGCACCTATTCCGAGACCATCGTTATTCGCGAGGCGGAAACGACAAAGAACGACGCCGAAATGGACATCGAACCGATAAATGTCTTTGTAGATGTTGTTAACGAGATCAAGCTGGATGTTGGTGATCTAGTTGTCATGACGGGAGCCGTCGCCGTTACGATCGAATACACCACCCCGCTAGGCAAAGCGGTCGCGGACGAAGATATTGATGAGGTGCTCGCTTTGCTGAACGCGGGCGAGCGGCCCGACGATAGTGAAGGTGATGCTCGCGGCATAACGCCGCTGTTCATTGCGGTGGGCGACGGGAATTTAGAGATCGCGCGTGCGTTGCTCGATTTCGGAGCGGACGTCAATTTCACGACCGGCAGGGGCCGAACGCCGCTGATGCAGATCGACGATGACGCCACGCCGGAGCTGGTCTCGCTTTTGCTTTCATACAAGGCTCGCGTAAACGTATCTGACGAGGACGGCGACACACCGCTGATCCTTGCCGCGGGCGAGGTGGAGGACGAAGTCCTGAAACTACTGATCAAAGCAGGTGCCGACGTCAACGCCTCAAATAAAAAAGGCATGACCGCGCTGATGCGTGCAGCGTGGGACGAAGATGTCGAGCACGTTCGGATGCTGCTCGCCGCGGGTGCCGAAGTGAACGCAAAGAACGACGAAGGCGAGACAGCCTGGGATCTGGCGGCAGAGGGTGAGGTCGTCAAACTGATCGAAAGCTACGGCGGCCGCTCCGGCGATCCGGAGAAGAAAGCCAAGCCACAGGGCGATGGCGACGGAGAAGATGAGGATACTCGAAATTAG